The following proteins come from a genomic window of Mucinivorans hirudinis:
- a CDS encoding NAD-dependent epimerase/dehydratase: MKTLITGATGLIGSHLVVELLRAGWSNVAVMLRSEGSKRRLEEILSRYGVSGVEYVMVDTNSFEQIRDAFSGRDIVFHCAAIVDIQGSQEQIVSSNVELTEYVVDSCLECGASLVHISSIAALGTASYPEQTNEQTPFTGIATAAAYSRSKFLSENIVWRGVKQGLRAVVVNPSVVLGTGGKSGAEVEMLLGVARRFSIPFYTDGIVGYVDVVDVARAMRLLAEKPEAWGERYILSGHNLSFRQIIGLVNRVGGRRLPFIRVGRGALVVASLIIPVIRKHMIKYLTSKSLYDGSKIERAVGLEYTPIEETMRRISDEANK; the protein is encoded by the coding sequence ATGAAAACCCTCATCACCGGCGCAACGGGCTTGATTGGCAGTCACTTGGTTGTCGAATTGTTGCGTGCGGGATGGAGTAATGTGGCGGTGATGTTGCGCAGCGAGGGGTCTAAGAGGAGGTTAGAGGAGATTTTGTCGCGCTACGGAGTTAGTGGGGTGGAGTATGTGATGGTCGATACTAATTCTTTTGAGCAGATTCGCGATGCATTTTCGGGCAGGGATATAGTTTTTCATTGTGCGGCGATTGTCGATATTCAGGGTTCGCAGGAACAGATAGTTTCTAGTAATGTAGAACTGACCGAATATGTAGTGGATAGCTGCTTGGAGTGCGGAGCTTCTCTTGTGCATATCAGCTCGATAGCTGCACTGGGCACGGCATCCTACCCTGAGCAGACCAATGAGCAGACTCCATTTACCGGTATTGCGACAGCGGCGGCATATTCGCGTAGTAAGTTCTTGAGTGAAAATATAGTATGGCGCGGAGTGAAGCAGGGTTTACGTGCTGTGGTGGTCAATCCGTCGGTGGTTTTGGGCACCGGAGGCAAGAGTGGGGCAGAGGTTGAAATGCTCCTTGGCGTGGCGCGGAGGTTTAGCATCCCTTTTTATACTGATGGGATTGTCGGATATGTTGATGTGGTGGATGTAGCGCGGGCTATGCGTCTATTGGCAGAGAAGCCCGAGGCTTGGGGTGAACGGTATATACTCTCGGGACACAATCTGTCGTTCAGGCAGATAATCGGCTTGGTCAATCGGGTCGGTGGTAGACGTTTACCCTTTATAAGAGTCGGTCGAGGTGCATTGGTTGTGGCTTCGTTGATTATTCCTGTGATTCGCAAACATATGATTAAGTATCTGACTAGTAAATCATTGTATGATGGAAGCAAGATAGAGCGTGCAGTAGGTTTGGAATATACCCCCATTGAGGAGACAATGCGCAGAATTTCCGATGAAGCAAATAAATAG
- a CDS encoding 3-oxoacyl-[acyl-carrier-protein] synthase, KASIII: MKLKYWVNHNITISQITISQITQTMKTTAAITGVGAYLPEYILDNEELARMVDTTDEWIMTRIGIKERHILKGEGLGTSYMGAKAVQDLLEKTGTNPEEIELLICATVTPDMFFPSTGNLIAHKTGCKKAFAFDISAACSGFLFALQTASKYIETGTHKKVVVVGADKMSSIIDYTDRSTCPIFGDAAAAVLLEPSTEGYGVLDASLHSDGGGAAHLHMKAGGSCYPSTYETVEKKWHYVYQEGQPVFKAAVANMADVSVEVMKRNNLYSEDVRYLVPHQANMRIIDAVANRMGLDKENCMVNIQKFGNTTAATIPLCLWDYESRLIKGDNLILAAFGGGFTWGAIYLKWAYDGGTMSRV, from the coding sequence TTGAAACTCAAATATTGGGTAAATCACAATATCACAATATCACAAATCACAATATCGCAAATCACACAAACTATGAAAACTACTGCTGCAATAACAGGCGTTGGGGCATATCTGCCCGAATATATTCTCGACAACGAAGAGTTGGCGCGAATGGTTGATACCACCGACGAGTGGATTATGACACGCATAGGTATCAAGGAGAGACACATCTTGAAAGGCGAGGGGCTTGGTACTTCCTATATGGGAGCCAAAGCGGTTCAGGATTTATTGGAGAAGACGGGGACGAATCCCGAAGAAATCGAGTTGTTGATTTGTGCTACCGTCACTCCCGATATGTTTTTCCCGAGCACGGGTAATTTGATTGCCCACAAGACGGGTTGTAAAAAAGCCTTTGCATTCGATATTTCGGCGGCGTGCAGTGGCTTTTTGTTTGCTCTGCAGACGGCATCTAAATATATTGAGACGGGTACACACAAGAAAGTTGTGGTGGTGGGTGCGGACAAGATGTCCTCTATCATAGACTATACCGACCGTTCGACCTGCCCCATCTTCGGTGATGCTGCTGCTGCTGTGCTTTTAGAGCCTAGTACGGAGGGTTATGGCGTTTTGGATGCCAGCCTCCACTCGGACGGCGGCGGCGCGGCGCACCTTCATATGAAAGCCGGTGGTTCGTGCTATCCTTCTACTTATGAGACTGTTGAGAAAAAGTGGCACTATGTATATCAAGAGGGACAGCCCGTTTTTAAGGCGGCGGTTGCCAATATGGCTGATGTGTCGGTGGAGGTGATGAAGCGCAACAACCTCTATTCGGAAGATGTTCGCTATCTCGTTCCTCACCAGGCTAATATGCGTATCATTGATGCTGTTGCCAACCGAATGGGGTTGGATAAGGAGAATTGTATGGTAAATATACAGAAGTTTGGCAACACAACGGCGGCGACAATACCCCTTTGTTTGTGGGACTATGAAAGCCGTTTGATAAAGGGTGATAATCTGATACTTGCAGCCTTCGGCGGCGGCTTTACTTGGGGTGCGATCTACCTCAAATGGGCTTACGATGGAGGAACAATGAGCAGAGTTTAG
- a CDS encoding Phosphate:acyl-ACP acyltransferase PlsX produces the protein MGLLGLLGLLGLLGLLGLLGLLGLLGLLGLLGRLITNHKSHFHKTMRIGLDAMGGDFAPKVAVEGAIEALSSLSSDTKLVLFGDRVQIESYLPAEYQSLLEIVPTTEVIEMGDHPAQSFVRKADSSITVGFAHLAAGKIDGFASAGSTGAMMVGSFQVIKPIEGVIRPTIATHIATIGKNPVTILDAGLNADCKPEVLLQYAVIGNIYAREIFGVNSPRVALLNIGEEESKGNLLAKATYPLLKENQEKYNFVGNVEGKHIFDGTVADVVVCDGFMGNTILKMAEGFYEILKPFEGESEFIAGLNYEAVGGTPVLGINSNVIIGHGCSSARAIKNMILTAEANVRSGVVGKIREAFS, from the coding sequence TTGGGACTATTGGGACTATTGGGACTATTGGGACTATTGGGACTATTGGGACTTTTAGGACTTTTAGGACTTTTAGGACTTTTAGGACTTTTAGGTCGGCTAATCACAAATCACAAATCACATTTCCACAAAACAATGAGAATTGGTCTTGATGCAATGGGGGGCGATTTCGCTCCGAAAGTAGCGGTTGAGGGTGCTATAGAGGCACTTTCCAGTCTATCAAGTGATACGAAGTTAGTGCTCTTCGGAGACCGTGTACAGATAGAGAGCTACCTGCCTGCCGAGTATCAATCTCTCCTTGAGATTGTACCGACTACCGAGGTTATTGAGATGGGTGACCACCCGGCTCAATCTTTTGTGCGCAAAGCAGATTCGAGTATAACCGTAGGGTTTGCCCACTTGGCGGCAGGCAAAATTGACGGTTTTGCAAGTGCCGGGTCCACGGGGGCAATGATGGTGGGCTCGTTTCAGGTGATTAAACCAATCGAGGGTGTAATTCGCCCCACGATTGCCACTCACATAGCAACAATAGGCAAGAATCCGGTAACGATTCTTGATGCGGGGCTCAATGCTGACTGCAAACCCGAGGTGTTGTTGCAATATGCCGTTATCGGGAATATATATGCACGCGAGATTTTTGGCGTGAATAGTCCGCGAGTGGCGCTGCTCAACATAGGAGAGGAGGAGAGCAAAGGCAACCTATTGGCAAAGGCAACATATCCTCTGTTGAAGGAGAATCAAGAAAAGTATAACTTTGTGGGCAATGTCGAGGGTAAACATATCTTCGACGGTACTGTTGCCGATGTGGTTGTATGTGACGGATTTATGGGCAATACAATTCTCAAGATGGCAGAAGGTTTTTATGAGATATTGAAGCCATTTGAGGGTGAGAGTGAGTTTATAGCCGGTCTCAATTACGAGGCTGTTGGTGGTACTCCGGTGTTGGGCATCAATTCGAACGTGATAATCGGGCACGGCTGTTCGTCTGCGCGAGCTATTAAAAATATGATTCTGACGGCTGAAGCGAACGTGCGTTCGGGTGTGGTCGGAAAAATCAGAGAGGCATTTTCTTAG
- a CDS encoding LSU ribosomal protein L32p — protein sequence MAHPKHKISSTRRDKRRTHYKAEAPTLATCSNCGAATLFHRVCPECGYYRGKQAIEIKN from the coding sequence ATGGCACATCCTAAACACAAGATTTCGAGCACACGCCGAGATAAACGCCGCACACACTATAAAGCTGAGGCTCCTACTTTGGCAACTTGCAGCAACTGCGGTGCAGCTACTCTCTTCCACCGTGTATGTCCCGAGTGCGGATACTACCGTGGCAAACAGGCTATCGAAATTAAAAACTAA
- a CDS encoding protein in cluster with ribosomal protein L32p (Bacteroidetes/Chlorobi subfamily): MIPQKKYSIEYQGLTLGEHHFEFEVGNDLFAMYEESEVKKGQLGVEVYLVKHSTFMELEVEIIGEVEVACDRCLDEYRQPIDYFGELIVKISAEQGEDDGDVIWLNPGEDKLSLAQYIYESVILSLPFPRIHPHIEDCNQDMIARFSMEG, translated from the coding sequence ATGATACCTCAGAAAAAATATTCGATAGAATATCAGGGACTTACCCTTGGCGAACACCACTTTGAATTTGAGGTTGGCAATGACCTTTTTGCGATGTATGAGGAGTCGGAGGTGAAAAAAGGGCAGCTCGGGGTTGAGGTCTATTTGGTGAAACATTCGACTTTTATGGAGTTGGAGGTGGAGATTATCGGTGAGGTGGAGGTTGCCTGCGACCGTTGTTTGGACGAATACCGCCAGCCGATAGACTATTTTGGTGAGCTTATCGTCAAGATATCTGCCGAGCAGGGAGAGGATGACGGAGATGTGATTTGGCTCAATCCCGGTGAAGATAAGCTCTCGCTGGCACAATACATATATGAAAGTGTAATACTGAGTCTCCCTTTTCCGCGGATACATCCCCATATTGAGGATTGCAATCAGGATATGATTGCCCGTTTTTCGATGGAGGGGTAG
- a CDS encoding SSU ribosomal protein S12p (S23e) — protein sequence MRKGRTELVEKSKSPALNSCPQRRGVCVRVYTTTPKKPNSAMRKVARVRLTNQKEVNAYIPGEGHNLQEHSIVLVRGGRVKDLPGVRYHLVRGALDASGVDGRRQRRSKYGTKRPKKGAAAAAPTKGKKK from the coding sequence GTGCGCAAGGGTCGTACGGAGCTTGTGGAGAAGAGTAAATCTCCGGCTCTGAACTCCTGCCCACAGCGTCGCGGAGTGTGCGTACGTGTGTACACAACAACTCCCAAGAAGCCGAACTCGGCTATGCGTAAGGTGGCTCGTGTACGCCTTACAAACCAAAAAGAGGTCAATGCCTACATTCCGGGCGAGGGTCACAACTTACAGGAGCACTCAATCGTGCTTGTGCGCGGGGGTCGTGTAAAGGACCTTCCGGGTGTTCGTTACCACTTGGTTCGCGGAGCATTGGATGCTTCGGGCGTAGATGGTCGTCGCCAACGCCGTTCTAAATACGGCACCAAACGTCCTAAGAAAGGTGCAGCAGCGGCAGCACCGACAAAAGGTAAAAAGAAATAA
- a CDS encoding SSU ribosomal protein S7p (S5e), whose amino-acid sequence MLDGKKSIAYGIFYDALDIIGEKMKDNEKKPLEIWKKALENITPQVEVKSRRVGGATYQVPMEVRPERKVALSIRFMLQFSKKRAGRSMAEKLAAETMAAYNNEGGAVKRKEEIHRMADANKAFAHFRF is encoded by the coding sequence ATGTTAGACGGTAAGAAGAGTATTGCTTATGGTATCTTTTATGACGCATTGGATATCATAGGTGAGAAGATGAAGGATAACGAAAAGAAGCCTCTTGAGATTTGGAAGAAGGCATTGGAAAACATCACTCCACAGGTTGAGGTTAAATCTCGCCGTGTTGGTGGTGCTACCTACCAAGTTCCGATGGAGGTTCGCCCCGAGCGTAAAGTGGCTCTGAGCATTCGTTTTATGCTTCAATTCTCGAAGAAAAGAGCTGGACGTTCAATGGCTGAGAAATTGGCTGCTGAAACAATGGCTGCATATAATAACGAGGGTGGTGCGGTGAAACGTAAAGAGGAGATTCACCGTATGGCTGACGCTAACAAAGCGTTCGCACACTTTAGGTTTTAA
- a CDS encoding Translation elongation factor G: MAHIDAGKTTTSERILFYTGKTHKIGEVHEGGATMDWMVQEQERGITITSAATTAFWKYKEDTYQINIIDTPGHVDFTVEVERSLRVLDGAVATFCAVGGVEPQSETVWRQADKYKVPRIGYVNKMDRTGADFSEVCFQIKERLGANPVPIVLPIGAEDKFRGVIDLVYNRAYIYFDDKTVRDNYTIEEIPADLKAEASAARAAMIEEVAASDDALLEKFFDDPDSITPEEIIAALRVATINMSVIPMLCGSSFKNKGVQLLLDSVIAYLPSPLDVEAIEGFNPKTDAEVSRKPSEADPFCALAFKIATDPFVGRLGFIRVYSGKLDAGSYCYNSRSDKKERISRIYQMHANKQNPIEFVGAGDIAAIVGFKDVRTGDTLCDEAHPIVLESMTFPEPVIGLAVEPKTQKDLDKLGIGLGKLAEEDPTFTVKTDEHSGQTIISGMGELHLEIIVDRLKREFGVEINQGAPQVNYKEALTKTVEHHETFKKQTGGRGKYADIIFELGPCESKEATGLEFVDVVKGGNIPKEFIPAVEKGFKNAMVNGALAGYQIDAMKVTLKDGKYHNVDSDALSFEICARNGFRKAALKAAPVIMEPIMNVEVVTPEESMGDVIGDLTKRRGQISGMDSKGNARVVKAKVPLSEMFGYVTVLRTITSGRATSSMEFAHFDRVPEAVGKEIIEKSSGRLKSIDED, encoded by the coding sequence ATGGCTCACATTGATGCCGGTAAGACGACGACTTCGGAACGTATTCTATTTTATACAGGTAAGACACACAAAATCGGAGAGGTTCACGAGGGCGGTGCAACAATGGACTGGATGGTACAGGAGCAAGAGCGCGGTATCACCATTACATCGGCTGCCACTACTGCCTTTTGGAAGTACAAAGAGGATACATACCAAATAAATATCATCGACACCCCCGGACACGTGGACTTCACCGTTGAGGTGGAGCGTTCACTTCGCGTTCTGGACGGTGCGGTGGCTACATTCTGCGCCGTGGGTGGTGTTGAACCACAATCGGAAACGGTTTGGCGTCAGGCTGATAAATACAAAGTTCCACGTATCGGTTACGTAAACAAAATGGACCGTACGGGTGCAGACTTCTCGGAAGTTTGCTTCCAAATCAAGGAACGTCTGGGTGCGAACCCTGTGCCCATCGTATTGCCGATTGGTGCGGAGGATAAGTTCCGTGGCGTGATTGACTTGGTTTACAACCGTGCTTACATCTATTTTGATGACAAGACGGTGCGTGACAACTACACTATCGAGGAGATTCCCGCTGACCTGAAAGCTGAGGCAAGCGCAGCGAGAGCGGCAATGATTGAAGAGGTTGCGGCTTCGGATGATGCTCTTCTCGAAAAATTCTTCGACGACCCCGACTCTATTACTCCCGAAGAGATTATTGCTGCCCTACGCGTTGCGACAATCAATATGAGCGTAATTCCTATGTTGTGCGGTTCATCGTTCAAGAACAAGGGTGTTCAGTTGCTTTTGGACTCGGTTATCGCATACCTTCCTTCGCCATTGGATGTTGAGGCTATCGAAGGTTTTAATCCAAAGACCGACGCTGAGGTTTCTCGCAAACCAAGTGAAGCAGACCCATTCTGCGCATTGGCGTTCAAGATTGCTACCGACCCATTCGTGGGGCGTTTGGGTTTCATCCGTGTGTACTCGGGTAAATTGGATGCAGGTTCATACTGCTACAACAGCCGTTCGGACAAAAAGGAGCGCATCTCGCGTATCTACCAAATGCACGCCAACAAACAAAATCCTATCGAGTTTGTGGGTGCAGGTGATATTGCGGCGATTGTGGGTTTCAAGGATGTTCGCACGGGAGACACCCTTTGCGACGAGGCTCATCCAATCGTACTTGAGTCAATGACCTTCCCTGAGCCGGTTATCGGTTTGGCGGTTGAGCCTAAAACTCAGAAGGACTTGGATAAACTCGGTATCGGACTTGGCAAGCTGGCTGAGGAAGACCCAACGTTTACGGTGAAGACCGACGAGCATTCGGGGCAGACCATCATCTCGGGTATGGGTGAGTTGCACTTGGAGATTATCGTAGACCGCCTCAAACGCGAGTTCGGTGTGGAAATCAACCAAGGTGCACCACAGGTAAACTACAAAGAGGCACTTACTAAAACAGTTGAGCACCACGAGACATTCAAGAAACAGACAGGTGGTCGCGGTAAGTATGCCGATATTATATTTGAACTCGGACCTTGCGAGTCTAAGGAGGCAACGGGTCTCGAATTTGTGGATGTCGTTAAGGGTGGTAACATTCCTAAGGAGTTTATCCCGGCGGTAGAGAAAGGTTTCAAAAATGCAATGGTAAACGGAGCGTTGGCGGGGTATCAGATTGATGCTATGAAGGTCACGCTCAAGGACGGTAAGTACCACAACGTGGACTCGGATGCACTTTCGTTTGAAATCTGTGCACGTAACGGTTTCCGCAAGGCTGCCCTGAAGGCTGCGCCTGTGATTATGGAGCCTATTATGAACGTAGAGGTGGTAACGCCCGAGGAGAGTATGGGTGATGTAATCGGCGACTTGACCAAACGTCGCGGACAAATCTCGGGTATGGATAGCAAGGGTAACGCACGCGTTGTCAAGGCTAAAGTACCTCTGAGCGAGATGTTCGGTTATGTGACCGTATTGCGTACAATCACTTCTGGACGTGCGACAAGTTCTATGGAATTCGCACACTTTGACCGTGTACCTGAGGCTGTGGGCAAGGAGATTATCGAAAAGTCTTCGGGTCGTCTCAAGAGCATAGACGAAGATTAA
- a CDS encoding SSU ribosomal protein S10p (S20e) translates to MSQKIRIKLKSFDHNLVDKSAEKIVKSVVATGAVVSGPIPLPTHKKIFTVNRSTFVNKKSREQFQLQTFKRMLDIYSSTPKTIDALMKLELPSGVEVEIKV, encoded by the coding sequence ATGAGTCAAAAAATTAGAATTAAACTCAAATCTTTCGACCACAATTTGGTGGATAAATCTGCCGAAAAAATCGTGAAGAGCGTTGTGGCGACGGGTGCGGTTGTGAGCGGTCCTATACCCCTTCCAACTCACAAAAAAATCTTCACCGTGAACCGTTCTACATTTGTGAACAAGAAATCACGCGAGCAGTTCCAACTTCAAACTTTCAAGAGAATGTTGGACATCTACTCATCAACACCCAAAACAATCGACGCTCTTATGAAGCTCGAATTGCCAAGTGGCGTTGAGGTGGAAATCAAGGTGTGA
- a CDS encoding Lysophospholipid acyltransferase translates to MPLSAFADTKAHFHILDGLRGVAAIMVVWFHIFEAYATSHLDQQINHGYLAVDFFFLLSGFVIGYAYDDRRGRMSFGEFIKRRVIRLHPMVVAGALIGGVMFYMQGCPVWDVSAVTIGALIFATFINALLIPATTTMEVRGLGEMYPLNGPSWSLFFEYIGNILYVLFIRRLSTILLSLLVFAAGCGLAIFAIWGPLGDICVGYSLTGTEFTGGFLRLLFSFSAGLLLFRIFKPAKVKVGFWISALLLVVLLAMPRLGGERLWINGIYDTLCFALLFPLIIYWGASATAKNRHMIRLCTFLGDISYPLYMVHYPFIYLYYGWVKSENLTFTQSLPAALGVVAASILLAYLCLKFYDIPLRKYLSKRFLKKKAKAVPQT, encoded by the coding sequence ATGCCCCTATCTGCCTTTGCCGACACCAAAGCTCACTTCCACATTCTCGACGGATTACGCGGGGTGGCTGCAATTATGGTGGTGTGGTTTCATATTTTCGAAGCCTATGCCACAAGCCATTTAGACCAACAAATCAACCACGGTTATCTGGCAGTCGATTTTTTCTTTCTACTCTCGGGCTTCGTTATCGGATATGCCTACGACGACCGCCGAGGGCGAATGAGTTTTGGCGAGTTTATCAAACGACGGGTGATACGTCTGCACCCGATGGTGGTGGCGGGCGCCCTTATCGGTGGAGTGATGTTCTATATGCAGGGGTGTCCCGTGTGGGATGTTTCGGCGGTAACCATTGGCGCTCTGATTTTTGCAACTTTCATCAACGCACTATTGATTCCTGCCACAACCACGATGGAGGTGCGGGGGCTGGGCGAGATGTATCCTCTTAACGGACCGAGCTGGTCGCTCTTCTTTGAGTATATCGGCAACATTCTCTATGTCCTCTTTATCCGTAGACTCTCCACCATACTCCTATCGCTACTGGTCTTTGCTGCCGGCTGCGGTCTGGCAATCTTTGCAATATGGGGTCCCTTGGGAGATATATGTGTGGGTTACTCGCTAACCGGCACCGAGTTCACGGGCGGATTCCTACGACTACTATTCTCCTTCTCGGCCGGTCTGCTCCTATTTCGCATCTTCAAACCGGCAAAGGTGAAGGTTGGATTTTGGATAAGCGCACTCCTGCTCGTTGTCCTGCTGGCTATGCCGCGCTTGGGTGGCGAGCGACTCTGGATAAATGGCATATACGACACCCTCTGCTTTGCTCTGCTCTTTCCGCTCATTATCTATTGGGGTGCATCGGCAACGGCTAAAAACAGACATATGATACGCCTGTGTACGTTTCTAGGCGATATATCATATCCGCTCTATATGGTGCACTATCCATTCATTTACCTCTACTACGGATGGGTCAAGAGCGAAAATCTAACATTCACGCAGTCGTTGCCAGCCGCCCTAGGGGTGGTTGCGGCAAGCATTCTACTGGCTTATTTGTGTCTGAAATTCTACGACATCCCGCTGCGCAAATACCTATCAAAGAGATTTCTGAAGAAAAAAGCCAAAGCAGTGCCCCAGACCTGA
- a CDS encoding putative DnaK suppressor protein: MEGMEKTRYSDAELADFKEIILAKLASAKEDYEMLRATITHTDSNGTDDTSPTFKILEEGAATLSKEECGRLAQRQLKFIQHLEAALVRIENKTYGICRETGKLIPKERLKIVPHATLSIEAKNK, translated from the coding sequence ATGGAAGGAATGGAAAAAACACGCTACTCTGATGCAGAACTGGCTGATTTCAAGGAGATAATCCTTGCAAAGCTGGCTAGTGCCAAGGAGGATTATGAGATGCTCAGAGCTACAATAACCCATACTGACAGTAATGGAACCGACGATACCTCTCCAACTTTTAAGATTTTGGAAGAGGGAGCTGCTACTTTGAGTAAGGAGGAGTGCGGTCGTTTAGCTCAACGTCAGTTGAAATTTATTCAGCACCTAGAGGCTGCATTGGTTAGAATCGAGAACAAAACCTATGGCATATGCCGTGAAACGGGTAAACTCATACCCAAGGAGCGACTGAAAATCGTGCCGCACGCAACGCTAAGTATTGAGGCTAAAAACAAGTAA
- a CDS encoding LemA family protein, which produces MKKNLWILLIIVAVIVVIFSFFGGKYNAMVDKSTTAEKAWANVETQYQRRADLIPNFVNTVKGYAEHEKSVLEGVVQARAQATQTKISFDDINDGTLAKYQQSQGEISQALGRLLAITENYPDLKANQNFAALQDELAGTENRIAVARKDFNEAITDYNVYVKKFPNNIIAGMFSFTPKAMFASEAGAEKAPQVQF; this is translated from the coding sequence ATGAAAAAAAATCTTTGGATATTACTTATTATAGTCGCTGTTATCGTTGTTATTTTCAGCTTCTTCGGCGGAAAATACAACGCGATGGTGGACAAAAGCACAACGGCAGAGAAGGCGTGGGCAAATGTGGAGACTCAGTATCAACGTCGTGCGGATTTGATTCCCAACTTTGTGAATACGGTCAAGGGATACGCCGAGCACGAGAAGTCGGTGTTGGAAGGTGTGGTACAGGCACGCGCACAAGCAACCCAAACCAAAATCTCTTTCGACGACATTAACGACGGCACATTAGCTAAGTATCAACAATCGCAGGGAGAGATATCGCAAGCACTGGGGCGACTGCTGGCAATAACCGAAAACTATCCTGACCTGAAGGCAAACCAAAACTTCGCGGCTTTGCAGGATGAGCTGGCGGGAACAGAGAATCGCATTGCAGTTGCACGTAAGGACTTTAATGAGGCAATTACGGACTATAATGTATACGTAAAAAAGTTTCCGAACAACATCATTGCAGGAATGTTCAGCTTCACGCCCAAGGCTATGTTTGCATCTGAGGCAGGGGCAGAGAAAGCTCCGCAGGTACAGTTCTAA
- a CDS encoding 2-C-methyl-D-erythritol 4-phosphate cytidylyltransferase has product MKTTTIIVAGGSGSRMGSALPKQFLEVAGRPLLMETMERFAASVNNYVNNFVVVLPQAQMELWKQLCCEHGFAIEHRVVAGGATRFHSVKNGLSLVEDADIVLIHDGVRPFIDSRLVSEVIEAAYEFGAAVPVVEVTDTLRKIVNNLSITVNRADYRAVQTPQGFRRQTIAESYEQTFSEHFTDDASVVESAGHRVTLTRGDAANFKITTPVHIEQAQYQITTENREDGTKQ; this is encoded by the coding sequence ATGAAGACTACCACAATAATCGTAGCAGGTGGGAGCGGGAGTCGTATGGGCTCTGCGCTCCCTAAACAATTTTTAGAGGTGGCAGGACGTCCCCTATTGATGGAGACGATGGAGAGGTTTGCTGCATCTGTTAATAACTATGTTAATAACTTTGTTGTCGTTCTGCCTCAGGCGCAAATGGAGCTATGGAAGCAACTCTGTTGCGAACACGGTTTTGCGATTGAACATAGGGTGGTAGCGGGCGGGGCAACTCGCTTTCACTCAGTAAAGAACGGCTTGTCTCTGGTGGAAGATGCTGATATAGTTCTTATTCACGACGGTGTACGCCCATTTATAGATTCGCGGTTGGTGAGCGAAGTGATAGAAGCAGCATATGAATTTGGGGCGGCAGTTCCGGTCGTTGAAGTTACTGACACGCTACGAAAGATTGTTAATAACTTGTCGATAACTGTAAACAGAGCCGACTATCGTGCCGTTCAGACGCCTCAGGGTTTCCGTCGCCAGACCATAGCGGAGAGTTATGAACAGACATTTTCGGAGCATTTTACAGACGATGCCTCGGTGGTGGAGAGTGCAGGACACCGAGTGACACTTACCCGAGGTGATGCAGCAAATTTCAAAATAACCACCCCCGTCCATATTGAGCAGGCACAATATCAAATCACAACAGAAAACCGCGAGGACGGCACAAAGCAATAA